From the Hevea brasiliensis isolate MT/VB/25A 57/8 chromosome 15, ASM3005281v1, whole genome shotgun sequence genome, one window contains:
- the LOC110631461 gene encoding monothiol glutaredoxin-S10-like has translation MDRVAKLASQKAVVIFSKSSCCMCHAIKRLFYEQGVSPAIYELDEDSRGREMEWALMRLGCNPSVPAVFIGGKFVGSANTIMTLHLNGSLKKLLREAGAIWL, from the coding sequence ATGGATCGAGTAGCCAAGTTGGCGTCCCAGAAGGCAGTAGTGATCTTCAGCAAAAGTTCCTGCTGCATGTGCCATGCAATCAAGAGGTTGTTCTATGAACAAGGGGTGAGCCCTGCAATTTATGAGCTTGATGAGGATTCAAGAGGGAGGGAAATGGAATGGGCTCTTATGAGGTTAGGATGCAACCCCTCAGTCCCTGCAGTGTTCATTGGGGGCAAATTTGTAGGCTCTGCTAACACTATCATGACTCTTCACCTTAATGGTTCCCTGAAGAAATTGCTCAGGGAAGCTGGAGCTATTTGGCTTTAG
- the LOC110631456 gene encoding monothiol glutaredoxin-S2-like, whose protein sequence is MERVTQLASERAVVIFSRSTCCMCHAIKTLLCDFGVNPAVHELDEIPRGKEIEQALSRLGSPTLPAVFIGGQLVGGANEIMSLHLNRSLIPMLRRAGALWV, encoded by the coding sequence ATGGAGAGGGTGACACAATTGGCATCAGAGAGGGCAGTGGTGATCTTTAGCAGGAGCACTTGCTGCATGTGCCATGCCATCAAGACCTTGTTGTGTGACTTTGGGGTGAACCCGGCGGTTCATGAGCTGGATGAGATACCTAGAGGAAAGGAAATCGAGCAAGCACTGTCGAGACTTGGGTCCCCAACCTTGCCAGCAGTGTTCATTGGCGGTCAACTCGTGGGTGGAGCCAATGAGATCATGAGTCTTCACCTTAATCGCTCCTTAATCCCAATGCTTAGACGTGCTGGGGCGTTATGGGTTTGA